The DNA window CACAGGTTCTTTAATATCAGAATCTTTGAGGAACTCCTGTACATTTGAACAGTCCCAAATGTAAGTATGCTGATAAAGTTCCACCGTAGACAAACCTTCGTGCATATTATCTTTAAACAAACTTGTCAATGGATATAATCTGTTTTTGCTGTCATTCTCCCAATGTTTTCGCCATTCTTTATAGGGAAGGGGGCTAAGCTGGTAGGGGTAATTTTTTTTAAGCAGGTCAAAGAAACCTTCCAAGGTCAGATTGGTCTCCGGGTTGGCAATCAGATTGAATTTCTTTCCGATGGCATTTTTATTTTTTGTAATATGAGCCATTGATTTAGTCATATAGTCAACTGTTATCAAACCTTCTCTTAACTCTGTTAATGCAGGATAAGACTTAAATTCAATACAGTTTTTCACCAGACCCGACCACCACTGATAGGGCGCACTTGCTCCGGATTCACTATGGCACATTGCATATCCCAGACGATAAGTAATTAATGGGAGACCTTCTTTTGCAGCCAGATCGGCTATGGCTTCCATTACGTACTTACTTCTGACATAGCCGATATCTTTACTTACTGATACAATGTTTTGTTCAATATCATCAGATTCCAGCATTACTTTTTTTCCGGTAAACACATGTCCCCAACTGTAAACAGAAATAGTAGATAACAAAGCAAGGCATTTTGTTCTTTGAGCTCCTGCAAGTCTTATAATTTCTCTGAGCCCATCAACATTGGGAGCTTTCATATAAGAATAAGGCTCAATAAAGTTTACGGAACTACCGGAATGATAAATCAGATCAATAGTTGTTGCCAGCATATTAAATATTTCCTCTGATAATCCGAGCGAAGGTGCTGCCAGATCACCTAAAACAGGGATAATTCTTGATCGCTGTTCATGGTTTTGAGGGACATGAAATTGAATAAAACACTTTTCTATTTTTTCCATTGCATGAAATTCATCCTGGGCTCTTACCAGACAATAAATATCTGCGGTAGTTGTATCTAAAAGTTCCTGTAAAAGATGAATTCCTACAAATCCTGTGGCACCGGTCAATAATATTGCTGATGGATCTTCAATTTTTTTTGGATCAAAATTATCCTCAAAATAGGTTCCGGAATTCAGATAGACATCTTGCTGTAATTCAACATAAGGCTCCACATCTTCGAGAGGAATTGCCTCCCTTGCTTCCTTAGCACGGGCTATCAGTACATTGGCGAGATTTCGTAAGACAGGATATTGATAAATATCGCGTAGGTATACTTTTACATTTAATTTTTCCTGTAATGCAACAGCTACAATAGCTACTAAAAGAGAATTTCCGCCAATATCAAAGAACTGATCTGTCATATTAATGATGGGAAGTTCTAGTTCTGATGACCAAATATCTGCGATAATTCTTTCGGTCTCATTTGTTGGTGGTTCGTGGGAGATAAGTTCCTTAGCTTCCTTATCAGCTAAGCTCTGTAAAAGATCAGTATTTGTTTTTCCATTGGCCGTTAATGGTATTTTATCAATAGCAATAATCTGTGCGGGAATCATATACCCTGGCAATTCCTCTTTGAGCTGATTTCTGATCAGTGCAATGTTTTTTTCCACATTAGGTTTTAAAACAATAAAAGCAGTTAGGTATTTGTTATCTCCTGAAGTGTTTTTTGTGATTACTATTGCTTCCTGTATTCCCTCCAACCGGTCAAAGGTGCGTTCTATTTCTCCTAATTCAACACGGAATCCTCTAATTTTCACCTGATTATCAATTCTTCCAAGAAATTGAATATCTCCCTCTGAAGTCCATCTGGCAAGATCTCCTGTACGATACAGTTTTTCAGTTTCCATAAAAGGATTAACAATGAACTTTGAAGAGGTGAGTTCTTCATTATTAAGATATCCTTTAGCTAATAAAATTCCACTAATATACAGTTCTCCAGTTGCACCTATCGGCAATAGTTCCATTTGGTTTCCCAGAATATAAGCTTTAGCATTGGCTATTGGTTTACCAATTGAAGAAACATATTCTCCATTAATATCTTTTACCTTTTTAAAAGTAGCATAAACTGTACATTCTGTAGGTCCGTAATAATCAACAAGCTCATAGCTTAATCCGTTGGTAAGTACCGGTTTAAGTTTTTCACCTCCTGTGAAAAGATATTGCAGTGCAAGGTCACCGTAATTTTTAGTCTGTGCTACAACTGCCGGAGCTAAAACAGTAGGTACGAAACCGTGAGTAATTCTGTTCTTGTGATAAAAGTTAACCAATGCTGAAGCGGCAGTCCTTTCTTCACTATCTGTTATAAAAAGAGTTGCACCCGCAGTAAGGGCTGACCAGGTTTCCCATACTGATATATCAAATGCTAATCCTGCAACCAGAGTTAGATGAGAAGTATGATCTACATTAAAATGACTGTTATGCCAGGATACTAAATGCTGGATGCTTTCATGAGTAATCATTACTCCTTTAGGATTTCCTGTTGAGCCAGAGGTATAAATTGTATAAGCAAGGGCATTGTAATGGGGGATAACCTCCGGTTGTTGAACGGATAAATTTGTGAGATCTTCTTTTTGATCGAGATAAAAAATCTGGCAGATTTTACTTCCTGCAAATGATTGGCTGAGGGTATGATTGGTAATAATGATTTCTGCTTTAGTATCATTAAGAATATATTCTACACGTTTTACAGGATACGCCGGATCTATAGGTACATAAGCTGCACCTGTTTTTAAAACTCCGAGAATGGCAATGATCCATTCCAGTGAGCGGTCGAGCCAGACGGGAACAAACATACCTTCTGTTACTCCTTTTGCGATCAGGATATTGGCAAGCTGATTGCTTTTCTGATCCAGCTCGCGGTAGGTTATTTGTTGATTCTGATAGATGGCTGCTGTATGATCTGCATGAAGACTGACTTGTTTTTGGAAAAGAGAAACCAAAGTTTGTTCTTTCTGGAAGCTCCAACTGGTGTCATTAAACTCATTTAGAAGTTTATATCTGTCTTCCGGAGATAGGGAAACTGAGGTTAAATTTTTTTGTGTTTCTGATGTTGAATTGATGTTTGACATATTAGTTTTTTTGATTTGGTTAAAAGTTTAATATTGTTTTTTTTATTTGTTAAAATTCATGAAGTGTCTGATGATAATTTATTCATAATGCAATATGTTTAGTAATGGAATAATAAATTTAAAATAATAAATTGAATAGAGTATGTTCTAAATGTTAAATTTTCACATCAGAGAGAATTAAATATTCATTGCAAAGCTGCTTTTGTAATGAAAGAAGAAGTAATACCTTCCTGTATTGATCTCCTGTATGTTTTGATTAGTAGGTATTGAAACAGTTTTGGAGTCAATAATAGAGACAAAGGAAATTTGTATTTTTAACTCATATTTAAAGCACGCAGAAATTGTAAAAAGAAATGGAATCAGTCACGAAAATTAAAATCTATCATTTAACCGGATCAATTTATCGTCTTTATTTTTCATTACATAAATTTGTAAAAAAACTTATGACAAATTGATTACTATAAGTTTTTGGTTTAATGAATTCCTACCACGGAAGACTGTTGTTTACTCCCGAAAAATTGCTGGGTCCTGTAAAGCTTCCTGTTGGGATATCTTCTGCCAATGCCACTCTTATTGGTTCAACCGATCCTTCTTCCACTGTATCTGTTCCCTGAAAATTATTGAGTGCCGTAGCGGTAAAACCAGGACTTACAAGATGGACTTTGATGTTGGTGTTTTCCAATTCTATGGCTAGAGAAAGAAAAATCCCATTGAGTGCTGTTTTAGAAGCTCCATAAACCGCAT is part of the Chryseobacterium paludis genome and encodes:
- a CDS encoding non-ribosomal peptide synthetase family protein, which gives rise to MSNINSTSETQKNLTSVSLSPEDRYKLLNEFNDTSWSFQKEQTLVSLFQKQVSLHADHTAAIYQNQQITYRELDQKSNQLANILIAKGVTEGMFVPVWLDRSLEWIIAILGVLKTGAAYVPIDPAYPVKRVEYILNDTKAEIIITNHTLSQSFAGSKICQIFYLDQKEDLTNLSVQQPEVIPHYNALAYTIYTSGSTGNPKGVMITHESIQHLVSWHNSHFNVDHTSHLTLVAGLAFDISVWETWSALTAGATLFITDSEERTAASALVNFYHKNRITHGFVPTVLAPAVVAQTKNYGDLALQYLFTGGEKLKPVLTNGLSYELVDYYGPTECTVYATFKKVKDINGEYVSSIGKPIANAKAYILGNQMELLPIGATGELYISGILLAKGYLNNEELTSSKFIVNPFMETEKLYRTGDLARWTSEGDIQFLGRIDNQVKIRGFRVELGEIERTFDRLEGIQEAIVITKNTSGDNKYLTAFIVLKPNVEKNIALIRNQLKEELPGYMIPAQIIAIDKIPLTANGKTNTDLLQSLADKEAKELISHEPPTNETERIIADIWSSELELPIINMTDQFFDIGGNSLLVAIVAVALQEKLNVKVYLRDIYQYPVLRNLANVLIARAKEAREAIPLEDVEPYVELQQDVYLNSGTYFEDNFDPKKIEDPSAILLTGATGFVGIHLLQELLDTTTADIYCLVRAQDEFHAMEKIEKCFIQFHVPQNHEQRSRIIPVLGDLAAPSLGLSEEIFNMLATTIDLIYHSGSSVNFIEPYSYMKAPNVDGLREIIRLAGAQRTKCLALLSTISVYSWGHVFTGKKVMLESDDIEQNIVSVSKDIGYVRSKYVMEAIADLAAKEGLPLITYRLGYAMCHSESGASAPYQWWSGLVKNCIEFKSYPALTELREGLITVDYMTKSMAHITKNKNAIGKKFNLIANPETNLTLEGFFDLLKKNYPYQLSPLPYKEWRKHWENDSKNRLYPLTSLFKDNMHEGLSTVELYQHTYIWDCSNVQEFLKDSDIKEPVFDKPLLDSYLKYLGLHS